One genomic window of Salvia miltiorrhiza cultivar Shanhuang (shh) chromosome 4, IMPLAD_Smil_shh, whole genome shotgun sequence includes the following:
- the LOC131022505 gene encoding LOW QUALITY PROTEIN: protein MIZU-KUSSEI 1 (The sequence of the model RefSeq protein was modified relative to this genomic sequence to represent the inferred CDS: inserted 5 bases in 3 codons) — protein sequence MTKIDALRRFLLPCIGSSRTSPSXAAAKKRLSTSLRDDXTARTSPPQPPSSKKAKSRRAAPPRPPPPTMVIGTIFGHRRGGHVWFCVQQDRLSVILLELSIPTSGLMQCGLEFSAAGSELSRCPLRSVPLWTLFCNGRKLGFAVRRKLTQQTKVMLKTVQNVTVGAGVIPCKIGXADEKEVMYMRANYECVLGSADSESFHFIKNSAFSCSQQDETNLVLFFSRI from the exons ATGACGAAGATCGACGCCCTCCGTCGATTCCTCCTCCCCTGCATCGGCAGCTCCCGCACGTCCCCGA CCGCCGCCGCCAAGAAACGCCTGAGCACCTCCCTCCGCGACGA AACAGCAAGAACAAGCCCCCCTCAGCCCCCCAGCAGCAAGAAAGCGAAATCCCGTCGTGCTGCTCCTCCCCGGCCACCCCCGCCCACGATGGTGATCGGCACGATCTTCGGGCACCGGCGGGGCGGGCATGTGTGGTTCTGCGTGCAGCAGGACCGGCTGAGCGTGATACTTCTAGAACTTTCCATCCCCACGTCGGGCCTCATGCAGTGCGGGCTGGAGTTCAGCGCCGCCGGCTCGGAGCTGAGCCGCTGCCCCCTCCGGTCGGTGCCGCTGTGGACGCTCTTCTGCAACGGCAGGAAGCTGGGGTTCGCGGTGCGCCGCAAGCTCACGCAGCAGACCAAGGTCATGCTGAAGACCGTGCAGAACGTGACGGTCGGGGCGGGCGTCATTCCCTGCAAGATCGG CGCCGACGAAAAGGAGGTCATGTACATGCGGGCTAATTATGAGTGCGTTTTGGGCAGCGCCGATTCCGAGTCTTTCCATTTCATCAAGAACTCAGCGTTTTCTTGCTCCCAACAAGATGAAACtaatcttgttttgtttttttcaagAATTTAG
- the LOC131022488 gene encoding protein RETICULATA, chloroplastic-like, giving the protein MAGCSSSVGIAHFKNFENGVVALECFSSKSPLATRFLCFSTNGTRRNRRLISKSQRQRLVVVNVINPEIESKPSPPVTTTTETGGVGNVVKDAANAVDKSYLSTPDSKSDVGGGGGFIDGGGENGKFPGGGGGGGGGDDGGDDYEEREFGPLLKFEEVIRETEARGASLPADMLEAAKTVGLRKLLLLRYLDLQGSAWPLGFLMRSSSMLRNRMLADPSFLFKIGTEIVIDSCCATFAEVKKRGKDFWAEFELYTADLLVGVVVNVALVGMLAPYARIGQLSASQGLLGRMQRGYAALPSSVFEAERPGSRFSINQRIATYFYKGILYGLVGFGCGIVGQGIANLIMTAKRSIKKSEDDIPVPPLLKSAAVWGVFLAVSSNTRYQIINGLERIVEASPMARKVPPVAMAFTVGVRFANNVYGGMQFVDWARLAGAQ; this is encoded by the exons ATGGCGGGTTGTTCATCGAGTGTTGGAATAGCTCATTTCAAGAACTTTGAAAACGGCGTCGTTGCGCTTGAGTGCTTTAGCTCCAAGAGTCCTTTGGCAACTAGATTTCTGTGTTTTAGTACTAATGGAACTAGAAGGAATAGGAGGTTGATTAGTAAGAGCCAAAGGCAGAGACTTGTGGTTGTTAATGTAATCAATCCAGAGATCGAGTCTAAACCAAGTCCACCAGTCACCACCACGACTGAAACGGGTGGCGTTGGTAATGTCGTAAAAGATGCTGCTAATGCTGTGGATAAGAGTTATCTTTCCACTCCTGATAGCAAGAGTGATgttggtggtggtgggggtTTCATTGATGGAGGTGGCGAAAATGGGAAGTTTCCtggtggtggaggtggtggcGGAGGCGGGGATGATGGTGGCGATGACTACGAAGAAAGGGAGTTTGGGCCGTTACTGAAGTTTGAGGAGGTGATTAGAGAGACCGAGGCTAGAGGGGCAAGTCTTCCAGCTGATATGTTGGAGGCAGCCAAGACTGTGGGATTAAGGAAACTGCTTCTGCTTAGATACCTAGACTTGCAG GGCTCAGCTTGGCCGCTTGGATTCCTGATGAGGTCATCCTCCATGCTTAGGAATAGGATGTTAGCTGATCCATCATTTCTCTTCAAGATTGGAACTGAG ATAGTCATTGATTCTTGCTGTGCAACATTTGCCGAAGTGAAAAAGAGAGGAAAGGATTTCTGGGCGGAGTTTGAATTGTACACCGCTGATCTTCTAGTTGGGGTGGTTGTTAATGTCGCTCTAGTTGGTATGCTAGCACCATATGCCCGAATAGGACAGCTATCTGCTTCTCAAGGATTACTTGGTCGGATGCAGAGAGGTTATGCGGCATTGCCTAGCAG TGTATTTGAAGCAGAAAGGCCAGGGTCTAGATTTTCAATAAATCAGAGAATTGCTACCTATTTCTATAAG GGAATTCTGTATGGATTGGTTGGTTTTGGATGTGGTATCGTTGGCCAAGGAATCGCCAACTTAATAATGACAGCCAAGCG GAGCATTAAAAAATCAGAGGATGATATTCCAGTTCCACCCCTTTTGAAGAGCGCAGCAGTGTGGG GAGTTTTTCTGGCTGTGTCATCCAACACTCGGTATCAGATAATCAACGGGTTGGAACGCATAGTGGAAGCTTCTCCGATGGCGAGGAAGGTTCCGCCTGTTGCAATGGCGTTCACTGTTGGTGTGCGATTTGCCAACAATGTCTACGGTGGGATGCAGTTTGTGGATTGGGCTAGGTTGGCTGGCGCTCAGTGA